In Paenibacillus sp. BIC5C1, a genomic segment contains:
- a CDS encoding response regulator transcription factor — protein MKQVLVIKNKRSLAKKIVSGLKQEGCFSLTLHNENQGLDIVYEHEWDIILLDWDSLSISGPEICRQIRMVKTTPIIILTDNVSSKDCIAGLQAGADDYIRKPFAKEELVERIKVILRRGDGIQSSDTHFYQFKELFVDVSSSIVKKKDENLRLTKREYDLLVFLIKNKNRILSREMLLNQVWGYDAAVNPNVVDLYIGYLRKKLKCEKKDRYIQTIHGRGYSMIEK, from the coding sequence GTGAAGCAGGTACTGGTGATTAAGAACAAACGGTCTTTGGCGAAGAAAATCGTAAGCGGTCTAAAGCAAGAAGGATGTTTCAGTTTAACACTTCATAATGAAAATCAAGGTTTAGATATAGTATACGAGCATGAGTGGGACATTATTTTATTGGATTGGGATTCATTAAGTATATCTGGACCGGAAATTTGCAGACAAATCCGAATGGTTAAAACGACACCGATCATCATCTTGACCGACAATGTGTCCAGCAAGGATTGCATAGCAGGACTACAAGCTGGAGCAGATGATTATATAAGAAAACCATTTGCAAAAGAAGAGTTAGTAGAAAGGATAAAAGTTATTTTAAGAAGAGGAGACGGCATCCAGTCAAGCGATACACATTTTTATCAGTTTAAAGAACTCTTCGTTGATGTATCCAGTAGTATTGTGAAAAAAAAGGATGAGAATCTCCGCCTCACTAAGCGCGAGTACGATTTACTTGTGTTTTTAATCAAGAATAAAAATAGAATATTGAGCCGTGAAATGCTTTTAAATCAGGTTTGGGGATATGATGCAGCAGTAAATCCAAATGTAGTAGATTTATATATTGGGTATCTAAGAAAAAAACTAAAATGCGAGAAGAAAGACAGATACATTCAAACCATACATGGTAGAGGCTATTCAATGATTGAAAAGTAA
- a CDS encoding ABC transporter ATP-binding protein: MIKIDNARKLYADKVKIGPLNIEIPKACFTSLIGPNGAGKSTTLLMIGRLLGIDEGQIMVADMDISESKSKDLAKIVTILRQENHFVTRLTVRQLAGFGRFPYSKGRLTKEDEAIISKYIDFLDLTDLENRYLDELSGGQRQRAYVAMVLCQETEYVLLDEPLNNLDVARSVQMMEHLRLAAKEFGRTILTVMHDINFAAKYSDRICAMKDGQIAAFGAVEEIMNSEILTDIFETKIEIIEGPYGPIAIY, encoded by the coding sequence ATGATAAAGATTGATAACGCAAGAAAGCTGTATGCCGATAAGGTGAAAATAGGACCCTTGAATATTGAAATACCAAAGGCTTGTTTTACTTCTTTAATTGGGCCAAATGGTGCTGGAAAGTCTACGACACTCTTGATGATTGGAAGACTTTTGGGTATAGATGAAGGCCAAATTATGGTGGCGGACATGGATATCTCTGAATCTAAATCAAAAGACTTAGCCAAAATTGTGACTATCTTGCGACAAGAGAATCACTTTGTTACAAGGCTTACTGTTAGACAGCTAGCTGGATTTGGGCGTTTTCCCTATTCAAAGGGAAGATTAACGAAAGAAGATGAGGCTATTATTTCTAAATATATCGACTTTTTAGACTTGACTGATCTGGAAAATAGATATTTAGATGAGCTTTCTGGTGGGCAAAGGCAAAGGGCATATGTAGCAATGGTTCTGTGCCAAGAAACGGAATATGTGCTCTTGGACGAGCCGCTGAACAATCTTGATGTTGCTCGTTCTGTTCAAATGATGGAACATTTGAGGCTTGCTGCAAAGGAATTTGGAAGAACCATTCTGACTGTTATGCATGACATCAATTTTGCAGCCAAATATTCTGATCGGATTTGTGCTATGAAAGATGGTCAAATTGCCGCTTTTGGAGCAGTAGAAGAGATTATGAATTCAGAAATTTTGACAGATATTTTTGAAACAAAAATAGAAATTATCGAGGGTCCTTATGGGCCCATAGCGATTTATTAG
- a CDS encoding siderophore ABC transporter substrate-binding protein: MRNFKLTVFLAIFVLMLAACSSASDENGNTENNGQEGTSTEASTVAITDAHGTVTVPVNPKNVISLDSRTFETLADWGIPLAAAPKDVMPADSPYVSDDSVQNIGNHREPNLEIVAAANPELVIIGQRFAGYYDEIKKLVPNAAVIDLNFDVSEEADTPGENFVNGFKDATISLGQIFDKNEEAKQLVADFDKAIADAKSAYNGTDTVMGVEVAGGNIGFSAPHFGRVWGPMYDIFGWKPALEIENATSDHKGDEISVEAIAQSNPDWLLVLDRDAAVSSTTDAVPAQDVINNSAALKNVTAISKGQIVYAPNDTYTNESIQTFIEVFENLANTLAK; the protein is encoded by the coding sequence ATGAGAAATTTTAAATTAACTGTTTTTTTAGCAATTTTTGTGTTGATGTTAGCAGCTTGTTCAAGTGCGAGTGATGAAAATGGTAACACTGAGAATAATGGACAAGAAGGTACATCTACTGAAGCTTCAACGGTTGCAATTACTGATGCTCATGGTACGGTTACTGTTCCAGTGAACCCTAAAAATGTGATTTCTTTAGATAGCAGAACTTTTGAAACTTTAGCAGATTGGGGTATCCCATTAGCAGCTGCTCCAAAGGACGTTATGCCTGCGGATTCACCATATGTAAGTGATGATTCCGTTCAAAATATTGGAAATCACCGTGAACCCAATCTTGAAATTGTAGCAGCGGCAAACCCTGAACTTGTCATTATCGGGCAACGATTTGCTGGCTATTATGATGAAATAAAAAAATTAGTGCCGAACGCAGCTGTTATTGATCTTAATTTTGATGTTTCTGAGGAAGCGGATACGCCTGGAGAAAACTTCGTAAATGGATTTAAGGATGCTACCATTTCTTTAGGACAAATCTTTGATAAAAATGAAGAAGCTAAACAATTGGTAGCTGATTTCGATAAAGCAATTGCAGATGCCAAGTCAGCTTATAATGGAACGGATACCGTTATGGGGGTTGAAGTTGCAGGTGGAAATATCGGCTTCTCAGCTCCGCATTTCGGACGTGTGTGGGGACCCATGTATGATATTTTTGGATGGAAACCAGCCCTGGAAATCGAAAATGCTACTTCTGATCATAAAGGAGACGAGATCTCTGTAGAAGCTATTGCACAAAGCAATCCGGATTGGCTTCTCGTATTAGATCGTGATGCTGCAGTATCTTCTACAACGGATGCCGTTCCAGCGCAGGATGTTATTAATAATTCAGCTGCTCTTAAAAACGTAACTGCTATTTCTAAAGGGCAGATTGTTTATGCGCCAAATGACACATACACCAATGAATCTATCCAAACTTTCATAGAGGTATTTGAAAACCTTGCAAACACTTTAGCTAAGTAG
- a CDS encoding DedA family protein, translating to MGDIINQILEVITGMGYWGILLGMTLEVIPSEIVLAYAGYLVYHGQLSLVEAVIFGTLGCLLQHVILYAIGRYGGRMLVDKYGKYLHIKSKHVDMTERWFQKYGVGVVFTSRFIPVVRQAISIPAGIAKMNIFIFLLFSGLASIPWAILFVFLGKTLGENWKNINEIAAPYTQPFLWGAVGLMFIYVVFKTIRHKKAQ from the coding sequence ATGGGAGATATCATTAATCAAATATTGGAAGTTATCACGGGGATGGGATATTGGGGGATTTTGCTGGGTATGACGCTTGAAGTTATTCCAAGTGAAATTGTTTTAGCTTATGCAGGTTATTTAGTTTATCACGGACAATTGAGTCTGGTTGAGGCAGTAATTTTTGGGACACTGGGGTGTTTGCTGCAGCATGTGATTTTGTATGCAATTGGAAGATACGGAGGAAGAATGCTAGTAGATAAGTACGGAAAATATTTGCATATAAAATCCAAGCACGTGGATATGACTGAACGCTGGTTCCAGAAGTATGGAGTTGGTGTGGTGTTCACCTCGCGCTTTATTCCTGTTGTTAGACAAGCAATCTCCATTCCAGCAGGTATTGCCAAAATGAATATTTTTATTTTTTTACTTTTTTCAGGCTTGGCCTCAATTCCATGGGCGATTCTATTCGTATTTCTAGGTAAAACATTAGGCGAGAATTGGAAAAATATTAATGAGATAGCCGCCCCATATACACAACCTTTTTTATGGGGAGCTGTCGGTTTGATGTTTATCTACGTTGTGTTTAAAACTATTAGACACAAGAAAGCTCAATAG
- a CDS encoding HAMP domain-containing histidine kinase: MRYINLRFSQLPIRWKLATWSFFLLSTLFIVYNVGQYFVLSQWLIHQEEDAIRTKMQEIKSHLVEKNDTTLIQKSRGFIDDVIQMNQMVRILDEHGYPILSVSNHLSEDWVTPQTTVSDEVITMWHHDDHLLIMRSPLHLGSWMGTIEIVKNMENEDKLSDKMLIVLLAGGVGAVLLSAVGGAILSRTLLKPITAMNKTMDSIAQKGLHERVRVTGHHDELADLAFTFNRLMDQLEWSFEQQKQFVEDASHELRTPLTVIEGHISLLNRWGKHDPKILEESLQLSVQELQRLKALVKELLDLSRAESEPISKEDFSTEIHQLILYTINQFSVLHPMFVFEQNINQAKGLNVRIPPQHLEQILMILLDNAVKYSNDSTWIKVAVQRYEGAVGIEITDKGIGIPEEDLPHVFNRFYRVDKARSRAEGGSGLGLAIAERLVKRYDGRIQILSKEHEGTTVQIFFPC, encoded by the coding sequence ATGCGATATATTAATCTAAGATTCAGCCAACTGCCTATTCGCTGGAAATTGGCTACTTGGTCATTTTTCTTGTTAAGTACCCTCTTCATTGTCTATAACGTAGGACAGTATTTTGTCCTCAGTCAATGGTTGATTCATCAAGAAGAAGATGCCATTCGAACAAAAATGCAGGAGATCAAAAGCCATCTAGTTGAAAAAAATGATACTACATTGATTCAGAAAAGTCGTGGATTCATTGATGATGTCATTCAAATGAATCAGATGGTGCGGATTCTCGATGAACATGGTTATCCAATATTATCAGTATCAAATCACCTATCAGAAGATTGGGTGACACCACAAACAACGGTTTCCGACGAAGTAATTACCATGTGGCATCATGACGACCATTTGTTGATTATGCGAAGCCCACTCCATTTAGGTTCATGGATGGGAACCATTGAGATCGTCAAAAACATGGAAAATGAAGATAAGCTCAGCGACAAGATGCTCATCGTTTTGCTCGCCGGTGGAGTAGGCGCCGTTTTGTTAAGTGCTGTTGGAGGTGCTATCTTATCACGCACCTTATTGAAACCTATTACAGCCATGAACAAAACGATGGATAGTATTGCCCAGAAAGGTTTGCACGAACGTGTACGTGTAACTGGTCATCATGACGAGCTTGCTGATTTGGCATTTACCTTTAACCGATTAATGGATCAGTTGGAATGGTCTTTTGAACAACAGAAACAATTTGTGGAGGATGCCTCCCACGAGTTGCGGACACCACTTACTGTTATAGAAGGTCATATTTCGTTGCTGAATCGATGGGGCAAACATGATCCGAAAATTCTAGAAGAATCCCTACAGTTATCTGTGCAGGAATTGCAACGACTTAAAGCGCTTGTAAAAGAACTGCTAGACTTAAGTCGTGCAGAGTCTGAACCCATAAGCAAAGAAGATTTCTCCACTGAAATTCATCAACTGATCCTGTACACAATTAATCAGTTTTCAGTTCTACATCCAATGTTTGTTTTTGAACAGAATATCAATCAAGCCAAAGGATTGAATGTGCGGATACCTCCTCAACATTTGGAACAGATTCTGATGATTTTACTGGATAACGCTGTGAAATATTCGAATGATTCCACCTGGATTAAAGTAGCAGTTCAGCGATATGAAGGAGCAGTTGGTATAGAAATAACTGATAAAGGTATAGGGATACCAGAAGAAGATCTCCCTCACGTTTTCAATCGCTTTTACCGAGTTGACAAAGCCAGAAGCCGAGCTGAAGGTGGGTCTGGATTGGGACTTGCCATCGCGGAACGCTTGGTAAAACGATATGACGGAAGAATTCAAATTTTGAGTAAAGAACATGAAGGGACTACAGTTCAGATCTTTTTTCCTTGTTAA
- a CDS encoding ABC transporter permease, producing the protein MPKNIIAEVENTSQPRLYKYNKIWTKPFILAIIVVFILSIISLFTGAYDIRGQEDGMEMFFITRVPRTAALMLTGAAMSMAGLVMQLITQNRLVEPTTTGTIEWSGLGLLSVYLLFPAPTLVQRMTGAILFSFIGTMVFFLFLKRVKLRSSLIVPIIGMMLGAVISAFSTFIGLVFQMTQNIETWFVGSFAPVQAGRYEYLWLIVIVTFLIFMYANRLTLAGLGEDVATSLGANYNRIVFVGTGLISLAVGIVAAVIGNLPFLGLIVPNIVSMFRGDDLRSNLPWVCVIGMGTITVCDIISRTIIKPFEVPVSLILGTVGAIVFILILLRQRKQGRLR; encoded by the coding sequence GTGCCGAAAAATATAATCGCCGAGGTTGAGAACACTTCTCAACCTCGGCTTTATAAGTACAATAAGATATGGACAAAACCGTTTATATTAGCGATTATAGTTGTTTTTATTTTAAGCATTATATCATTGTTTACTGGAGCGTATGATATACGCGGACAAGAGGATGGAATGGAAATGTTTTTCATCACTCGTGTTCCAAGAACAGCTGCTCTAATGCTTACTGGAGCTGCCATGTCCATGGCGGGACTTGTAATGCAACTTATTACACAGAACCGTTTGGTTGAACCTACCACAACTGGAACTATTGAATGGTCAGGGCTGGGACTTCTTTCTGTTTATTTATTATTTCCTGCACCTACTTTAGTTCAAAGAATGACTGGTGCAATTCTTTTTTCTTTTATAGGAACGATGGTTTTCTTTTTATTTTTAAAAAGAGTTAAACTTCGTTCGTCTTTGATTGTACCGATTATCGGGATGATGCTTGGAGCAGTCATTTCTGCATTTTCCACTTTTATTGGACTTGTTTTTCAAATGACACAAAATATTGAAACCTGGTTTGTAGGTTCTTTTGCACCTGTTCAAGCTGGAAGATATGAATATCTATGGCTGATTGTTATCGTTACTTTTCTTATTTTCATGTATGCTAATCGATTGACGTTAGCTGGACTAGGAGAAGATGTCGCAACAAGTCTTGGAGCGAACTATAATCGGATCGTTTTTGTGGGTACGGGTCTCATTTCTCTTGCAGTTGGAATTGTTGCAGCAGTGATCGGAAACTTGCCTTTTTTAGGTTTGATTGTACCCAATATTGTTTCAATGTTCAGAGGCGATGATCTGAGGAGTAATTTGCCTTGGGTATGTGTGATAGGCATGGGTACTATAACGGTTTGCGACATCATTTCTCGAACCATTATCAAGCCTTTTGAAGTACCGGTCTCATTGATCCTTGGAACCGTAGGGGCAATCGTATTTATTCTTATTTTGTTGAGACAAAGGAAACAAGGGAGGCTAAGATGA
- a CDS encoding iron chelate uptake ABC transporter family permease subunit: MTTLEYRNKENVEIDSSLHVKRSARAFRSKKEEKRYWILLITLIVLGVLSSYGLLVYNNPVPIDSPSFIPVVRRRVDALVAMIIAAICQSLSTVAFQSITNNRIITPSLLGFESLYSTIQTSTIFFFGAGAFINFTGIGSFAFQVIVMVLMSLILYGWLLSGKYGNLQLMLLVGIIIGAGLRSVSTFMRRLLAPSEFDILQARLFGSVNNANSEYYPVAIPIVIIAGFLLIAFAKKLNVLSLGKDVSTTFGVKHQASIIYTLILVAVLMSISTAMVGPLTFYGFLIATLSYQAAPTYDHRYIFPMALAIGFLIITSAYFLMYHIFNAQGVVSVIIELFGGIIFLIVILRKRAL; this comes from the coding sequence ATGACAACATTGGAATATAGAAATAAAGAAAATGTCGAAATCGATTCCAGCCTCCATGTAAAAAGATCAGCCAGAGCTTTTCGTTCTAAGAAAGAAGAGAAGCGGTATTGGATTTTGCTGATCACATTAATTGTTTTGGGTGTACTTTCTTCGTATGGACTTTTAGTTTATAACAATCCAGTTCCCATTGATTCTCCTTCTTTTATTCCAGTGGTTAGAAGAAGGGTAGATGCTCTTGTTGCAATGATTATTGCTGCGATTTGTCAGAGTTTGTCGACCGTTGCTTTCCAATCGATTACGAACAATCGGATAATAACTCCTTCACTTTTAGGATTCGAGTCACTATACTCAACCATTCAGACTAGTACAATATTTTTCTTTGGTGCTGGTGCATTCATCAATTTTACTGGTATTGGATCCTTTGCATTTCAGGTTATTGTTATGGTCTTGATGAGTTTAATCCTTTATGGATGGTTGCTTTCTGGAAAGTATGGAAATCTGCAACTTATGCTTTTGGTGGGAATTATTATTGGAGCTGGACTGAGATCTGTGTCAACTTTTATGAGAAGACTTCTTGCGCCGTCTGAGTTTGATATTTTACAGGCAAGATTATTTGGTTCTGTGAATAATGCGAATTCTGAATATTATCCTGTTGCCATTCCAATTGTGATTATTGCAGGATTTCTTCTAATTGCGTTTGCTAAGAAGTTAAATGTATTATCACTTGGAAAAGATGTCTCTACTACTTTTGGAGTAAAACATCAAGCAAGTATAATTTATACACTTATATTAGTTGCCGTTTTGATGTCAATTTCTACGGCTATGGTTGGACCACTAACGTTCTATGGGTTTTTAATTGCAACTTTGAGTTACCAAGCAGCGCCAACTTATGATCACAGATATATTTTTCCAATGGCTCTTGCTATCGGATTCTTGATCATAACAAGTGCTTACTTTTTGATGTATCATATATTCAATGCACAAGGTGTGGTTTCAGTCATAATCGAACTGTTTGGTGGAATCATATTCTTAATTGTGATTTTAAGGAAGAGGGCTTTATGA
- a CDS encoding response regulator transcription factor, whose product MKNILLIEDEKNIARFIELELKHESYLVTVIHDGRKGLDQALEEEWDMIILDLMLPSINGMEVCRRIRREKDTPIVMLTARDGVMDKVMGLDSGADDYIAKPFAIEELLARMRSLFRRALSKEERPFLVFDDLELEPESRTVQKKGRQIDLTKREFDLLFILMKNMGRVMTREMLLEKVWGYDAEVETNVVDVYISYLRSKIDDIECPSIIQTIRGLGYKIQ is encoded by the coding sequence ATGAAAAACATTTTACTGATTGAAGACGAAAAGAATATTGCGAGATTTATTGAACTTGAACTCAAACATGAGTCTTATCTAGTGACCGTGATTCATGACGGACGTAAAGGATTAGATCAGGCGCTTGAGGAGGAGTGGGACATGATTATTCTTGATTTGATGCTACCCAGTATCAATGGTATGGAGGTTTGTAGAAGAATCCGAAGAGAAAAAGATACGCCCATCGTAATGTTAACAGCCAGAGACGGTGTAATGGACAAGGTGATGGGACTCGATAGTGGAGCAGATGACTACATTGCCAAACCTTTTGCTATTGAGGAACTACTGGCTCGTATGAGATCACTGTTCCGCAGAGCTCTTTCTAAAGAAGAACGGCCGTTTCTTGTATTTGATGACCTAGAATTAGAACCTGAATCCCGCACTGTGCAAAAAAAAGGAAGACAGATTGATTTGACTAAGAGAGAATTCGACTTGCTGTTTATTTTAATGAAAAATATGGGACGTGTAATGACTAGAGAGATGTTGCTTGAAAAAGTCTGGGGGTATGATGCTGAGGTAGAAACAAACGTTGTAGATGTTTACATCAGTTATTTGAGAAGTAAAATCGATGACATCGAATGTCCCAGTATTATTCAAACCATTCGTGGATTGGGGTACAAAATACAGTAA